The sequence CCGTCGGTGCCGGCGAGCGGATCTTGCCAGCGCCCGATCGCAAGGATCCGGCGCGCAAGCGAGTAGCCGTTGGTGTGAAGGCCGTTGGCCGGCAGGCCGATGATCGCATCGCCGGCGGCCACGCGCGTCTCGTCCAACATCTGCTCGCGCTCGACTGCACCGACGATCGTGCCGGCGATATCGAAATGCTCGGGCGAATAAACACCCGGCATCTCCGCAGTTTCGCCTCCCAAAAGAGCGGTGCCGTTTTGCGCGCACGCCTTGGCCACGCCGCCCACGATCTGTGCCGCGACGTCGGGCTCAAGTTTGCCCACGGCGAAGTAGTCGAGGAAGAACAGCGGTTGTGCGTTCACGCACAAAATGTCATTGATGCAATGATTGACGAGGTCCTGACCGACCGTGTCGAATTTCCGCAGGGCCGCGGCGACGAGCACCTTCGTTCCGACCCCGTCGGTGCTGGCTACGAGCACGGCGTCCTTGTATCCACGGAATTCGAAACAGCCGCCAAAACCGCCAATGCCGTCGAGGACCCGCGGATCGCGATGCCGCGCCGCGATCTCCCGATATCGCTCGACCGCTTCATTGCCTGCAGCGATGTTGACGCCGGCCGCGGCGTAGGAATCGGTCATGCGATGCCGATTCGCCGCGCGCGACGCGGCGCCATTTCCACGTGCTACGAGAGGTCGACTGTGTTCGGAAGGCCGGGAGCCGACCCGGGTTCGTACGGGAAGTGACGCGCCAACTGTTCACCGACAGTGCGGATCCCGTGGACCAAACCGCCCGTGAGATCGCCCTCGCGAAACCGCTCGGCAACGGCTTCGGTGACTTTTTCCCAGAATTCCTGACCGACTTTTCCGTGGATGCCCGCATCGCCCAAGACGGTGAACTTGCGCCGTCCCGGCACGACGAAAAAGAGCACGGCGTTTCGCTCCGGCGTCGCGGTCATACCCATGCGCTCGAACGCTCGCTCGGCGGTCTTGCGCACGTCGCCCCAGAAGTGCGGCGCGATCGATACGCGGATCTGCCCCGACGTGCGCAGCTCGGCTGCGGCGATGGCCGCCTCGATCGCGGCAGTATCCACGTGCCGCGCGAGATTGCGATGAACGATGTGCTTCACCATGAACCCGACGCCCCTCCGCCGCCCGACATGCCGCCGCCTCCCGAAAAGCCGCCGCCCCCACCGCCGGAAAATCCGCCGCTGGAAGATCCCCCGCCTCGCCCGCCGCTGAACAGACTGAACAGCAGCCACAGCGCGAATCCCGGACTGCGAATGAAGAGAATGATGAAGCCGAGCAGCGCGATGCCGATGATGATGAGCGAACCAATCGACGGCAACTCGTTTTCCTGGGGATTTTCGCCGCCGGAATTTCCCGCGTTGGCGCCACCCGCTTCGGGCGCCGGGCTGCCGTCGATCGTTTCGAGGAGTTTGGCGACGCCATTTTGGACCGCGGCATCGTTATCGCCGGCCCGTATCGACGGTATGATGACGTTGCGGATGATCTCGGCCGAGGCTGCGTCGGTCACGACCGGCTCCAGGCCGTAGCCGACTTCGATCCGTACCGCGTGGTCTTTTGCGAAGATGAACAGCACGAGGCCGTCGCTGAGATTCTTGCGCCCGACCTTCCAAGCGGCGAACGCGTTCACCGTGTAATCTTCGAGCGGTACGTCCCCGGTCGTCGAGCCTATATAGACGATGACCTGATGGCCGGTGCGCTGCTCATATGCCTGCAGCTCCGCGTCGAGCGTCGCGCGCATGGACGAACTGATGAAACCCGCGTCATCGGTGACCCAACGCGTCGGCGCCGGCGGCGCCGCGAACTTAGCGCCGGCGGGATTCGCCGAGGCGCACAACGCCGCGGCGCATACGAAAAGCAGGAGGAGGCGGCGGACGGCGGACGTCACTCCTTTAGAACGTGACCTTTGGCGCGTTCTCCGCGCCCGGCTGTGATGTGAAGTAAACTTTTTCGGCGAAGCGCGACCCGAAGAAATTCGCGAAGATCACCGTCGGAAACGATTGCCGCGTGGTATTGAAAGCTTGCGCGGCTTCGTTGAAACGCATGCGCTCCACGGCGATGCGATTTTCGGTCCCTTCCAACTGCGATTGCAGGTCGAGAAAGTTCTGGTTCGCTTTGAGATCCGGATAGCGCTCGACCGTGACTAGGAGCCTCGAGAGCGCAGACGTCAGCCCGTCTTGGGCCTGTTGGAATTGCGCGAATGCTTTAGGATCGTTCGGAATGGCCTGCGTGCCGCCGGCTGTGACCTGTCCGACCTTCGAACGTGCCTCGGCGACTGCGACATATGTGCTTTTTTCGAAGTTTGCCACACCTTTCACGGTGGCGACGAGATTCGGAATGAGATCCGCCCGGCGCTGGTAGACGCTCTCGACCTGGGCCCACTGCGCCTGCGTGGCCTGATCGAGTGTCACCAAGTTGTTATACGTGCTTACTGCGCCGATGCCGACGAATAGCGCAATGATGACGACGAGCGCGCCGCATCCGAGCAACGATTTATTGGCCACGAGTTGACCCTCCGTGCGGCACCGTTCGCGGATTGCTCGGCGTGGCCTTTGAATCCAGGTCGCTTCGGCCGTTCCGGCGAACGTGTCGGCCCTTCCGAACGATATGCGAAAGGACCTCATAGCTACATGAAGATCACTGTCACCGCCGGCAAGCCGGAGGCCACGCGCGCGCACGCACTCGTCCTTCCGATCTTTGCCAACGGCGAACTTTCGCCCGCCGCGCGCGCGGTCGACAAAGCCTTGGATGGCGTGATCAGCGAGTTGCGCTCGTCCGGTGAATTCAAGGGCCGGCGCGGCGAAGAGGCCGTTTTGGCGACGATGACCGGCCTCGGCGTGAAACGTGTGATTCTTGTGGGACTTGGCAGCGCCGATGACTTCGTCACTTCCCGCCTTACGGCCGCAGTCGGCAGCGGCATCCGCGTAAGCGCCCGCCGCGGACTCACCGATGTCACCTTCGCGCTACCGGAACTCCGTGCGGCGGATCTTGAAGCAGCCGGTGAGCTGGCGGCCGAAGGCGCGCTCATGGCCACGTTCGATCCCGCCTCGTATCGCAGCAAGCGCGAGTCGCGCACCGATGCCGTGAAATCGCTCACCCTCGTCACTGCGAAACCGGGAGCGGTCAAAGCATTAAAAGCGGGCGTCAAGCGGGGGACGATTCTCGGCGAAGCCGCGAACATCGCTCGTGAACTGGTCAACACGCCGTCAAACGACATGACGCCCAGCCACATGGCCAAGCAAGCTACCGCGCTTGCGAAAAAATATGGATTGAAGGTTCACGTCCTGGATCGCGGCGACATGAAAAAGCTCGGCATGGGCTCCATGCTTTCGGTCGCCGTCGGCAGCGACGAACCCCCGAAAATGATCGCACTCGAATACCGCGGCGACAAGTCCAGCAAGAATGTGCTCGGCCTTGTCGGCAAGGGCATCACGTTTGACACCGGCGGCATTTCGCTCAAGCCGGCACTCGACATGGACGCGATGAAGGGCGACATGGCCGGCGGCGCCACCGTCATCGGCGCGATGGCGGCCATCGCGCAGCTCAAACCAAAAGTCAACGTCACCGCCGTTATCTGCGCCTCGGAGAACATGCCGTCGGGCAAGGCCACGAAACCAGGCGATGTGGTGCGCGCGATGAACGGCAAGAGCATCGAGGTCATCAACACCGATGCGGAAGGCCGGCTCGTCCTCGCCGATGGACTGTGTTACGCGCGCCATCTCGGCG comes from Candidatus Eremiobacteraceae bacterium and encodes:
- the purM gene encoding phosphoribosylformylglycinamidine cyclo-ligase gives rise to the protein MTDSYAAAGVNIAAGNEAVERYREIAARHRDPRVLDGIGGFGGCFEFRGYKDAVLVASTDGVGTKVLVAAALRKFDTVGQDLVNHCINDILCVNAQPLFFLDYFAVGKLEPDVAAQIVGGVAKACAQNGTALLGGETAEMPGVYSPEHFDIAGTIVGAVEREQMLDETRVAAGDAIIGLPANGLHTNGYSLARRILAIGRWQDPLAGTDGTIADALLNVHPCYLAHVRAVQAAGVSIHAMAHITGGGLIDNVPRVLPQHLAARFDRSAWAIPAIADLIVREGALGMEEAHKALNMGVGFCLIVARTDVNAALAAAQAALASNPIPAAKNARASVVGEIEPRHPCGPAVVLS
- a CDS encoding TPM domain-containing protein; translated protein: MVKHIVHRNLARHVDTAAIEAAIAAAELRTSGQIRVSIAPHFWGDVRKTAERAFERMGMTATPERNAVLFFVVPGRRKFTVLGDAGIHGKVGQEFWEKVTEAVAERFREGDLTGGLVHGIRTVGEQLARHFPYEPGSAPGLPNTVDLS
- a CDS encoding TPM domain-containing protein; the encoded protein is MTSAVRRLLLLFVCAAALCASANPAGAKFAAPPAPTRWVTDDAGFISSSMRATLDAELQAYEQRTGHQVIVYIGSTTGDVPLEDYTVNAFAAWKVGRKNLSDGLVLFIFAKDHAVRIEVGYGLEPVVTDAASAEIIRNVIIPSIRAGDNDAAVQNGVAKLLETIDGSPAPEAGGANAGNSGGENPQENELPSIGSLIIIGIALLGFIILFIRSPGFALWLLFSLFSGGRGGGSSSGGFSGGGGGGFSGGGGMSGGGGASGSW
- a CDS encoding LemA family protein — encoded protein: MANKSLLGCGALVVIIALFVGIGAVSTYNNLVTLDQATQAQWAQVESVYQRRADLIPNLVATVKGVANFEKSTYVAVAEARSKVGQVTAGGTQAIPNDPKAFAQFQQAQDGLTSALSRLLVTVERYPDLKANQNFLDLQSQLEGTENRIAVERMRFNEAAQAFNTTRQSFPTVIFANFFGSRFAEKVYFTSQPGAENAPKVTF
- a CDS encoding leucyl aminopeptidase codes for the protein MKITVTAGKPEATRAHALVLPIFANGELSPAARAVDKALDGVISELRSSGEFKGRRGEEAVLATMTGLGVKRVILVGLGSADDFVTSRLTAAVGSGIRVSARRGLTDVTFALPELRAADLEAAGELAAEGALMATFDPASYRSKRESRTDAVKSLTLVTAKPGAVKALKAGVKRGTILGEAANIARELVNTPSNDMTPSHMAKQATALAKKYGLKVHVLDRGDMKKLGMGSMLSVAVGSDEPPKMIALEYRGDKSSKNVLGLVGKGITFDTGGISLKPALDMDAMKGDMAGGATVIGAMAAIAQLKPKVNVTAVICASENMPSGKATKPGDVVRAMNGKSIEVINTDAEGRLVLADGLCYARHLGATQLVDIATLTGAVVVALGNTTTGVMSNDRTFVDLFHAATDRYDERYWELPLYPEYADLIRSPIADMKNSGGRPAGTIFGAMFIKEFVDDQPWIHLDIAGTSTTDKDAGHLAKGPSAVALRPLVRLAELMAKHRVPAKADEKAHARFLN